The region CTAGCTGGTAGCAAAGCGAACAAAAACGTTCTTATCCTAAATTTCTATAAATCTTTCATGAAAGAGCCTTTTTTAGGCTCTTTCATCATAAATATTAATGAATACCTTCTTATATCCTTGTCTATTTTAGCTCTTTCCTCCTATACTTCCTCTAGGATATCCTGTTTAAGGATAAAAAAACCACACAAACCTTAGGAGGGTCAATTTATGAGGAAAAAGAGCATCATGATACTCACCGCTTGGAGCTTCCTGCTTTTGGGGCTTCCTGCAAAAAGTCTAAAAGACGCATCTGCGCTCACCATCAATAAGGTAACAGGTGAAATTGGCTGGTTTGAAGATCTGCAACCGCATACGCATCCAGACGATCCCCACGCTGTTGAGTATCGAGTGCGGTTAGTCGCGTGGAAAGAGAGCAAGCCCCTTAACAAAAATGCTATCGACCTAGAAATCCAATTAAACATTGGAAAGACCATCTACAAAGATAAATCAACACAATTCTGGCTAGAATTAAGTTATGCGCTAGCAACCACCGAAGCGCAACTTTTACCAGCGCAAAATCAGCACAGTTTTCAAAAAGTTCTGCTCAAATTAAAACAACCCCAAACCCTCTTGAGTAGTTCAGCAAAAATCTACCGCTACACCACCAAAAATAAGAGCAACCAATCTCTCCATCAGCAACGGGAATATTTGCGCGTCGACCTAAAACCCCAAGTCATCGAGCAAATGCTCATCCCCCAAAGCATCAACCTCGATCTCTTTACCTCAACCTTTCACACCCCACCCATCACGTTATCGGTAGAGGGAAAATCTCTCTCCAAAATTCAGCTCAAGCTCCAAGAGCTCCTGCTCATTCACTAGCTTTTTCCCGCCCACATCATAAAGCCTCCTTATTGAGGCTTTTTCTATGCAAAATATCGCACAAATATCTCTCTAAGCCCTTTCAAAAAATTACTTTTTTCGCTATACTATAATCAAAGTCGGCACAAGATGCCTTAAATATATACCCAATAGGAGTAACCTATGTTAATTGACAGCAGTAGCGACTGGGAGATCCAGTGCTTTGAAGATATTTTTGATGCCACCTATGCCACCATTAAAAAACGACGTGATCACGATCCCCTCTTTTGCCTCAAAGATTTAGAGCAACAGCTAGAGGATATGTACCTCTTAGATGGCCATGATTGGCTGGGGCGTGGACGCGTAGGCGACCTTGACATGGAAGCAAGCATCGCAGCCCTACAACAACATATCTTTGAGTGGAGAAAAGAACCCACAAAGGATTAACCGCAATGATTGTAAAAGATGCCCAGCCCACATCAGTCTCCCAGTCAGAAGATCAATTCGACGAACCTCAACGTATGCGTGTCATCATCTATAACGACGAAGTTACTACGCAAGAATTTGTCGTCCTTCTTCTGGTGCATCTCTTTCAATACACTGTCGAAAAGGCCATTGCATTAATGCTCGAAGTCCACCTATCAGGTGCTGGTGTTGCCGGCATTTATACCCACGATGTTGCTCTCTTTAAACGTCAACAAGCAATCAAAATGGCCAGAGATGCGCAATATCCCTTAAAAATTGAATGTGAGAAGGTAGAATAATTATGATGAGTATGAGTAATGAATTACAAGCCATTATCAACCGCGCCTATGCCCTTGCTAAGGAAAAAACCCACGAAATTTTTACCCCAGAGCATCTCCTCCTTGTTGCCCTAGACGCCAACTCTCCGCGCGCTATCTTCAGCTCCCTTGGCATCGATATCATCAGCATCAAACGCGATCTCATCGACTACCTAGAGAGTGAAATTCCGAAAAGCACCCACCTCTACAACGAACCCCCAAACTCCCCCCAACTCGAACTCCTCCTACAAAATGTCTCTTTACACGCCTCTAGTAGTGGCAAAAAAAATGTCGTCATTAACGATATCCTCCTTGCCATGGTCAACCTCGACAAAAGTTATGTGGCGCACTCTCTCCATAAACATGGTGTCAACCATGAGCGTCTCTTTGAGGCTATCCAACAGACCCATAACAATATCAAGGATGAGGAGAGTCCCAATGCACGCAGTCCAGAAGAGAGTCGGCCACAGCTCAAGAGCTATACCACCGACCTCACTCAGGAGGCGCGCGATGGTAAGCTTGAACCGCTGGTAGGCAGACAAGTGGAGCTTGCCCAAACCATCACGACGCTCTCACGCCGTGTCAAGAATAATCCCCTGCATATCGGCGATTCAGGCGTGGGTAAAACCGCCATGAGTCACGGACTTGCTCAATATATTATATCTGGTAAAGCCCCCAAATCCTTTGCCGATTGCCGTCTACTCTCCCTCGACTTAGGCTCACTGGTTGCTGGTACGCGCTATCGTGGTGATTTTGAGGAGCGCATGAAATTTGTCATTAAAGAAGCATCTAAAGGGGGTAAA is a window of Entomospira culicis DNA encoding:
- a CDS encoding ATP-dependent Clp protease adaptor ClpS, which gives rise to MIVKDAQPTSVSQSEDQFDEPQRMRVIIYNDEVTTQEFVVLLLVHLFQYTVEKAIALMLEVHLSGAGVAGIYTHDVALFKRQQAIKMARDAQYPLKIECEKVE